The following proteins are co-located in the Primulina tabacum isolate GXHZ01 chromosome 11, ASM2559414v2, whole genome shotgun sequence genome:
- the LOC142518144 gene encoding monothiol glutaredoxin-S5-like gives MERVSKMVSEKPVVIFSKSSCCMSHSIRSLFSDFGVHPTVYELDEISQGREIEQALSRLGCNPTVPAVFIGGEFVGGANEVMSHHIKRSLKPMLKRAGALWV, from the coding sequence ATGGAGAGAGTTAGCAAGATGGTGTCGGAGAAACCGGTGGTGATCTTCAGCAAGAGCTCGTGTTGCATGAGCCACTCCATTAGATCACTGTTCAGTGACTTCGGAGTCCACCCGACAGTCTACGAGCTCGACGAGATTTCCCAGGGTCGGGAGATCGAGCAAGCCCTGTCAAGACTCGGTTGCAACCCTACCGTCCCGGCGGTGTTCATCGGTGGCGAGTTCGTCGGGGGAGCGAACGAGGTGATGAGCCACCACATCAAGAGGTCACTAAAACCCATGCTTAAAAGGGCTGGTGCCCTGTGGGTCTAA
- the LOC142518315 gene encoding secreted mono- and diacylglycerol lipase 1-like isoform X1, protein MERRRWLAIAIFVYLFGFSLCRELKVTVKHKHNTNDQSVTYNHTLAKILVQYASAVYLSDLTELFTWTCSRCDGLTEGFEIIDLIVDVKSCLQGFVGVATDLNATVIAIRGTQGLSLQNWVEDLFWKQLDTDYPGVDDAMVHHGFYSAYYNTSLRSGVLNAVQKAKQLYGDTKIMVTGHSMGGAIAAFCGLDLRLSFGHQDIQVMTFGQPRIGNAAFAAYYSEVLPNTFRITNGHDIVPHLPPYYRYFPRKTYHHFPREVWLYNIGFEILTFTVEKVCDNSGEDPTCSRSVSGNSISDHLTYYGVEMGCDSPSECKIVMDPHVAAYGKMDVDGNFILSQYPPTPILKQSTEEVTDQGLSM, encoded by the exons ATGGAAAGAAGACGGTGGTTGGCCATTGCaatttttgtatatttatttGGATTTTCGTTGTGTAGAG AATTGAAGGTCACGGTGAAGCACAAGCATAATACCAATGATCAGTCGGTGACATACAATCATACTCTTGCAAAAATATTGGTGCAATACGCTTCAGCT GTATATTTGTCAGACTTGACGGAATTGTTTACTTGGACTTGCTCGAGATGCGACGGTCTGACAGAG GGCTTTGAAATAATTGACCTAATCGTGGACGTGAAATCCTGCCTTCAG GGATTTGTTGGGGTTGCGACTGATCTTAATGCCACTGTCATTGCAATCAGAGGAACTCAGGGGCTCAG TTTACAGAACTGGGTTGAAGATTTGTTCTGGAAGCAGCTTGATACTGATTACCCTGGAGTTGATGATGCAATG GTGCATCATGGTTTTTATTCTGCTTACTACAACACATCCTTGCGTTCTGGAGTTCTAAATGCTGTTCAAAAGGCAAAGCAGTTATATGGAGACACTAAGATAATGGTTACTGGGCATTCAATGGGAGGGGCCATAGCTGCTTTTTGTGGACTTGATCTTCGT CTCAGTTTTGGACATCAAGATATTCAGGTTATGACCTTTGGGCAACCTAGGATTGGCAATGCTGCTTTTGCTGCATATTATAGCGAGGTGCTGCCAAATACCTTTCGCATCACAAATGGACATGATATTGTGCCTCATTTACCTCCTTATTACCGTTATTTTCCTCGAAAGACGTACCATCACTTCCCGAGAGAG GTTTGGCTTTACAATATTGGGTTTGAAATTTTGACTTTTACAGTGGAGAAGGTCTGTGATAATTCTGGGGAAGATCCAACATGTAGCAG GTCGGTGAGTGGGAACAGTATATCTGATCATTTGACATATTATGGCGTTGAAATGGGATGTGATTCACCAAGTGAATGCAAAATTGTGATGGATCCTCATGTTGCTGCTTATGGAAAAATGGATGTTGATGGGAATTTCATTTTATCCCAGTATCCACCCACACCAATTTTGAAACAGAGTACAGAGGAGGTAACCGATCAGGGCCTTTCTATGTAG
- the LOC142518315 gene encoding secreted mono- and diacylglycerol lipase 1-like isoform X2, which produces MCTELKVTVKHKHNTNDQSVTYNHTLAKILVQYASAVYLSDLTELFTWTCSRCDGLTEGFEIIDLIVDVKSCLQGFVGVATDLNATVIAIRGTQGLSLQNWVEDLFWKQLDTDYPGVDDAMVHHGFYSAYYNTSLRSGVLNAVQKAKQLYGDTKIMVTGHSMGGAIAAFCGLDLRLSFGHQDIQVMTFGQPRIGNAAFAAYYSEVLPNTFRITNGHDIVPHLPPYYRYFPRKTYHHFPREVWLYNIGFEILTFTVEKVCDNSGEDPTCSRSVSGNSISDHLTYYGVEMGCDSPSECKIVMDPHVAAYGKMDVDGNFILSQYPPTPILKQSTEEVTDQGLSM; this is translated from the exons ATGTGCACAGAATTGAAGGTCACGGTGAAGCACAAGCATAATACCAATGATCAGTCGGTGACATACAATCATACTCTTGCAAAAATATTGGTGCAATACGCTTCAGCT GTATATTTGTCAGACTTGACGGAATTGTTTACTTGGACTTGCTCGAGATGCGACGGTCTGACAGAG GGCTTTGAAATAATTGACCTAATCGTGGACGTGAAATCCTGCCTTCAG GGATTTGTTGGGGTTGCGACTGATCTTAATGCCACTGTCATTGCAATCAGAGGAACTCAGGGGCTCAG TTTACAGAACTGGGTTGAAGATTTGTTCTGGAAGCAGCTTGATACTGATTACCCTGGAGTTGATGATGCAATG GTGCATCATGGTTTTTATTCTGCTTACTACAACACATCCTTGCGTTCTGGAGTTCTAAATGCTGTTCAAAAGGCAAAGCAGTTATATGGAGACACTAAGATAATGGTTACTGGGCATTCAATGGGAGGGGCCATAGCTGCTTTTTGTGGACTTGATCTTCGT CTCAGTTTTGGACATCAAGATATTCAGGTTATGACCTTTGGGCAACCTAGGATTGGCAATGCTGCTTTTGCTGCATATTATAGCGAGGTGCTGCCAAATACCTTTCGCATCACAAATGGACATGATATTGTGCCTCATTTACCTCCTTATTACCGTTATTTTCCTCGAAAGACGTACCATCACTTCCCGAGAGAG GTTTGGCTTTACAATATTGGGTTTGAAATTTTGACTTTTACAGTGGAGAAGGTCTGTGATAATTCTGGGGAAGATCCAACATGTAGCAG GTCGGTGAGTGGGAACAGTATATCTGATCATTTGACATATTATGGCGTTGAAATGGGATGTGATTCACCAAGTGAATGCAAAATTGTGATGGATCCTCATGTTGCTGCTTATGGAAAAATGGATGTTGATGGGAATTTCATTTTATCCCAGTATCCACCCACACCAATTTTGAAACAGAGTACAGAGGAGGTAACCGATCAGGGCCTTTCTATGTAG